GCGGGAAAATAGTTTCTCCACAGGAGGCACGGGAAAGTCCAGGCGCCAAGCGCTCCGCCCGCCCGGCGTAGATGGCCGCCTGCACCCCAGAATACTCACCAACAGAGGCGCAGCTCACGCAAGCGTCGCCTCCTACGTTTCTGAGCCGACTGTAAAAGCTTCCTCTCCTGGCCCCGCCCTTGTCTTTCTGCAAGCCAATCCCGTGCCGAAACTCAGCAGCTTAACCAATCAGAGTAATCCTCGCCCCTTTGCCCCAAACTTGCCAATCAAAACGACATTTGGGTTCCCGCCTCGGCCGAAACCCCCCCACCGGACCCTCCCCTGGGGGTCCACGGACCAATCAGTGAAGGCCGAGCCCCCTCACGCGCTTCTTGCCAATGGAGAAGCAGCTCGCGCTTCAGTCTCTTCCGGGGGCAGTCCTTTGATagcttctcctctcccccaccgcGCTGCCTTTTCTCGTCACGTGATGCCACTGGGCCGGACACGGGTCGCGAATACTACCACGTgacatgggaaaaaaatgtgtgctgCGGCCACCATTTTGCTGGAAGAGGAGGAGCGTTTTATTTTCAGGCTCCACTACCTATCCCGGCGGTGTTGCGGCTCACAACGTCCTCCGATCCCTGAACCTTCCCCAGCCCGCGGGACTTTTTCTTTTGCGCTCTGATTCCAGGACCTTCTCTACGACTAAGCCATTCTCCCTGCCGGGTGTCCTTTTGATCTCTTGACCTCTGATTCAAAGGTCAGCTTGAAGGTTCCGAACTCGGGCCTGGAATGTGAGGGGTTACAGAGCCCAAATTACCTAGTCTCTAGCCCTGGGCCCCGAAGTCCCACCCCGTAGGGCCTCGCCCCAGGTCCTATCCTTCGTTTTCCCAAAACTGACTCCCGAGTTTCCAGACCTGGCCCGGGATGATACCGTAACTTTTACTAAATTACCCTCCTTGAGCCTGGCAAAGCAACCCCAAACCACAAATCTATTCCCGGGTAAAAGACCACTCCCTGTTAACTGTTAGATCTCTTGATGATACGAGTCAGCTTAACCCCTGCTCCCCTAGTTCCACATGTCAGTCCTGATCCTTTTAATCCCACTGCTCGGCACCCAAGTTCTGGAACTCCGCTGTAAAACCTTCAGAACTTCCATCCCTGCGATTAACTCCTTTTAGAGGATCCATCCCTCTCCCATCGTCAAATCTTCCAGGCTATGCATGCCGTGGGAGACCCAAAAATGAGTTCTCCATGCTCTCCTCCCCTagagcccccagccccttctccaggAATCCCTGTTCCCCAAGGACCCGTCTCTCCACTTCTTTCTCTACCCCCAAACCTGCCCAATTTAGCTTTGCTGCCCCCTGCCTGGAGTCTCCAGGCCCCTATTCCGCCACCACCCCCATTGCCGCCTCCACCCGCCGTTGGGGGGCCAGCTCCCCCTCATGTCTTCGGTCTAGAGAAGAGCCAGCTCCTGAAGGAGGCTTTAGAGAAGGCCGGCCcagtccccaggagcagagatGACGTGAAGAGGCTCCTGAAGCTGCAGAAGGACCGGTAGGGTCTCACCGAACCACCTGTCCGCAGATCACTTCTGCCATCTCCTCTTGGGGTTTCCCATTTCCTCAAGGTCAAACAGCCTGAGTGCTTCAGCCCCCTACTTAGACCTGTTCGGTGGTGTGCCTTCACCAAAGAAGAGAGATCCTGCCCTCACAGGCACCTAGTCCAGCAGCAGAGACAGATCCCTCCCTCACCAGTGACAGAGCTGTAATGAGGGAGTCCTGAGGGATCACAAGGCCAAGGCTGGCGGGGGAGGTGTTAGTGGGGCCTGCCTGGAGAAGGGGACCCCTGAGAGCTATCCTGTAGGTGCAGGGGTATGCGATGAGGGGAGTAAACAAACTGTTCAGAGGTGCGGGCTGAAATGGAAAGGTGTTCTTTTCAGGcatctgcaaatatttctttaacagGATGATGGGGGGCAGGTAAGCATGGGGTTCCACAGGTGGACTGGAGCCAGATCACACAGAGCACGGGCGCCACGTGGAGGAAGGTGGACTGTCCTGAGGGCACCGGGGAGCCATTGAGGGGCTTTGCACAGAAAGGGAGGCTACCTGAGGGGAGTAGGGGTGGTAAGACAGTCAGGGGGCCCCAGAGACCCAGGCAGGAGGGGGCTAGACCTGGCCTTGAGGCTGTGGTGGCTGAGCCGATACAATGAGTTACTCAGACCCGTGGAAGAAACCCCCAGCTCTCTAGATAAGTTTATAATCTGTTCTAAATGCCCTAACCAAAGGGAGGCAAATGTAATGCAAGTAACAATCACCCATTATTCCAGGTCTGCTGTttatcaggccctgtgctaagtgttttTAAGGTATGTACTTTATCCTCTCAGTGATTCTATGAGATAGGAACTATGATGtcattttccagataaagaaaCGGAGGCTCAAGAAGGTGAAGTCACTTAGCCAAAGAGCTTAGAAGAGGGAGAGCCCAATTTGCATTCAGGCGGCTTTTAACCACTGTGCTGTGATAACACCTTTCATCCGGAGGGTGCCCCAAACTGGGAACCAGGAGCTttaggccccccacccccccagtctTGCTCTTGGAACAGAAATACTGTCTAAGCAAGTTGCCCTTCCCCTCCTGAGCCCTGGGGCAGGATCGGGATCAAAATTTTCGGAGTGGCCCCCCCCaagggtggggctgggcaggCCTGCGAGGGCTCATTAGCTGGGTGATCTCTTAGGCCTTGAGCATGTTGTTACCTGTTTCTACTCTAGGCTGAGTTAAGGAATCTTCATCCCTATTTGACAGGCacgggaagggggaaaaaaaaaaaatcacaggaagcGTTTAGGTATAGAGACACCTCTTGGAGAAATGTTCTCTAATTAGTCCATTTTTCTGGCTCCTAGTTGCAAAGCTTTTACACGTCTGTCCTTTGCTCCTTCAATAActgagagaaggagcagggagggagcagaagGTGGAAGAAGGGTTCCCACTGAGCAGATGAGGAACACTGAGGCCCTGGAAGGGAGAGGTGTCTCCTCAGGGGAGAAGGAAGtcttcctcagagcctggaactgccCTCAGGCTTTAGGACAGCCAGGCCGGGCGCCTTTCACCGCCTTTCACCACCCCTCAACGCcactgttgcaggattttttgCCACAATACCCGGGGTTTATTGTCTCGCAGCTTCGAAGAGTGAAGAGGTGGACACataatgagcagcaggcaaaagtttactGGAGTATAAGATGAGAaagtaagaggggcgcctgggtggtgcagtcggttaagcgtccgacttcagccaggtcacgatctcgcggtccgtgagttcgagccccgcatcaggctcggggctgatggctcggagcctggaacctgtttccgattctgtgtctccctctctctctgcccctcccccgttcatgctctgtctctctctgtcccaaaaataaataaacgttgaaaaaaaaattaaaaaaaaaaaaagatgagaaagtaagaatagtacgAAAGTGCTCTTTGCAGAGGGGACCTTTGAAAGTGAACGCCCAaggactataggcaagggtccttgttttctAAGGTTCTGGTCGCCCTCCCCCGCCCTTCcgccttgttccttctcaggttatTGGCTGGACAACTCCTGATTGGCTCGTTTCCATTGTAAGAAGGGTGGTCTATGGCCCCACCGTTCCTTGTGGGTTGTAAGATTTTAAGGTCCGATATTTAGTcgggtcttttgtcaaattcctgagggagtAGGTAGTGTCTGTTAACATTCTTAAGAGGAGCCTtacccctggggggtgggggggttgctgtggtcagacactcccagcattgtgcCAAAATATGTctctccccacccagggacctcaggtcctaatccttTGCCTCTCTGCCtgttttatcctatttttttccaGTCATACTGTTGACAGGCAGACCTCAAGGGGGGACCGAGGAGCTGGTTCCCCCGTGACCTGAGCACGGCTCTTATTCAGTTTCAGAAGTGACTTGCAGTGGATCCTCTTCTGTGCCGACCTGCCCTCCCTCATCCAGGAAGGCCCTCAGTACGTGCCCTGATCTGGGACCCCAACCCCTGTCTGCCTTTGCTGTGCTTCCAGAGAACCTGTCTGTAGGGTGGGGGGCGTGGGTTCATCCCAGCCCGCATGAGgcaaggaggaggggtgggaaagggggaACTTGAGGGGGCGGGGGTCCAGGGCGCATGCGGAGTAAACTGCTGGAATGGACGAGCAAGTAAGCAAGCGAACGGTCTTCATCTCTGACTCCGCTTCTGCCGCACCTCCTCCTCCTGAAAACCCAGGTgactttccccaccctcccattGTCCCTGCAGCCCTACAGCCCTGGCCACAGGCCatggtctccctctcccccaggaaGAGGGAAGTGAGGTCTCCCCACCGGGcctgggagaaggagggaaaccCCCAGTGCAGTAGACCTGTTCCCCACACTCCAGCTTCCGGGACAGAGAGGGCCCAGTAGAGACCCGACTTAGGGGTTCAGGGACTGGGCTTGTCTCTCTCCAGGTGCGGGCTGGTGGCCTTGTGGATGGCAGGCACGCTCCTGGCACCGCCCAGCGGCATCCCCCTGGAGAGACTTGTGCAGATGGCCGTGGACAGAGGCTACACGGCCCAGGGAGAGATGTTCTCCGGTGAGTTGGGTGCAGAAGGGTCGCAAGCCAGGCGTGTAAGGAGACCCCGTTCCGTTCTTCaggcccttctccccacccagtAGAGTGTTATGAGTTGGACTCTGGAGACAGGATGTCTTCATTCCCccgcccagctctgccacctccTGCCAAGTGGCTGCGGACACGCAGCTTGCcgtctctgtgcctcattttctgcATTTGTACAAAGAGGTGGCGGTTGTGGTGACGATTAAAGGCGCCGATCCTCAGTTAGCCCGTGGCTTGGAGCCAGGCACATGGTGATCCTTCTGTCTGTGTCATCCTGCAGTGGCCAACATGGGCAAGCTGGCCCAGGAGGCACTGGGCTGCCAGGCTGAGCTGCTCTGCGGTGGCCTGGGTGGTCCCAACAGAGACCGTGTCCTGCGGCACCTCGTCTCCGGACATCCCTTGCTCATCCCGTATCCCAGGGCCTAGAAGGGagctgggtggggatggggaaaggTCGTTCCCAGGACCACACCGCAGCTTTGGCCTTAACCCCAGTGGCAGCTACGACGAGGACTTCAACCACGAGCCGTGTCAGAGGAAGGGCTACAAGGCCCACTGGGCAGTGAGCACAGGTGGGTCTTCCCTCCCGCATCCCTGGATGTCCCTAGTCCCTGTCACCCCTACATTCTCACCCTTATGCTGGCATTTCACTCATACTTGAGGCAGGGACTGGGGCTGGGCTGTCCCTGTCCCAGCAGGGTACTCAGCAGGGACCTGGCAGGGAGCAGGTGACTCAGTATCTGCCAGTCACCGTTTCTGTAAACAGAAGCTCAGAGCATTGACTTCAGAATCAAACAGGACTGCAGGTCTGGTCCAGCCGCGTCCAGGCTCTGTGACTCTGGGCTTCCATTTCTCCGTCTGGAAATCAGGATGACAGTGGGCAAAGTACATAAAATCTGAACGACACAGGCACATTGCTCGTGTCAGTAAACAGCGATCGGCCTGGTCATTCCCAGCTGCCTACAAGAAGGCTGATTCCCACGTTAGGTGGCCTGGATTGAGGCTCCCCCCATGCCGGGGTCTGTGGCCTCGAGGGCTCCACTgagcattgtttttgttttttgtttttttcactagACAGCAGGAGGGGATCGGGTGATGATGcttgctctgttttttttgtttgtttgtttgtttgttttgtttttgtttttgttttaattttttttttcaacgtttatttatttttgggacagagagagacagagcatgaacgggggaggggcagagagagagggagacacagaatcggaaacaggctccaggctctgagccatcagcccagagcctgacgcggggctcgaactcacggaccgcgagatcgtgacctggctgaagttggacgcttaactgactgcgccacccaggcgccccgtgcttGCTCTGTTTAatgccacctcccctccctgtgcTACCAGGCTGGAGGGGGCGGGACTTAaaaaagcctggagcctggagccagataCCCTGGGTCAGTCCCAGCCCAGCTGTGTGCCCATGGCCCACTGACTTCTCTGTAATGTGGTGTGAGGGTGGTACCACACCTACCCTGAAGGGCTACGGCGGGGAGCTCACTCCAGCTCAcagcctctgctctcctcccaggGGTCCTGCTGGGGACGCAGGCTGTGCCAGGCCTCGGCTATTCTGAGGACCCCGAGCTGCCAGGTCTGTTCCACCCGGTGCCCAGCACAGCCTGCCAGCCGCCATCCCTGCCAGAGGAAGGTTCCCCAGGAGCCGTCTACCTTCTCTCCAAGCAGGGCAAGAGTTGGCATTACCAGCTGTGGGACTACGACCGGGTCCGGGATAGCAACCTGCAGCTGACAGACTTCTCGCCCTCGCGGGCTGCTGACGGCCGGGCATACGTGGTGCCCGCTGGAGGGGTGCGGGCCGGCCTCTGTGGCCAGGCCCTGCTCCTCAGCCCGAAGGACTCCAGCTGCTAGCCTGCTGCATCCCTGAGCCAGGTGACAGGGCCCCCGGCCACAGCGCGGCTCTGTCACCATTTGAAGAGTGCCCCAGTGTCCTTTTTCCAACAGCCGTGGGAGTGGGCTCTGTTCCTGAGGACCTCCAGCCAGAGATCCTCCATGCAGAGGCCCCCTCCCGCTCCCCGTATGTCTCCTTCTCCCACACTCACCCCCGGTAGTAAGCTCCTACTGTGTGGCTGGGGGCAAAGCCAGGAGCAGCTAGACAAGCTCCCTGTCCAGGAAAGACACTGACCACAGGTCAACCCGCAGGTCCCGTCTGTCCCACCTGAATGTTGCATCCAGCCATTTCTCACTGGTGACCATCCTCCTCTCTCTGGACTGGAGCCTCCTCACTAGACCCTTTGCTGCCCCCCAGTCTGTTCCCATGGAGCCTAGGaagctttgctttttaaaatgcaaaccaggggcgcctgggtggctcagtctcggttgagcgtccaactttagctcaggtcatgatctcacagtttgcaagttcaagccctgcatcaggctctgaccctgcttgggattctgtgtctccctctctgcccctcccctgctcatgccctgtctctgtctcaaaaagtaaataaaaacattaaaaaaaatttttaaatgcaaaccaggcggggcgcctgggtggctcagtccattgaatattccacttcagctcaggtcatgatctcacggttcatgggttcaagccccacatcgggctctgtgctgacagctcagagcctggagcctgcttgggattctgtgtgtgtgtctctctctgctccctccctctctcaaaaataagtaagcattaaaatgCAGACCAGGTCTCAACACTTGCCTCCAGAGAAGCTTTCCAGCAGCAACTTGTTGCTCGTGGGAGGGAGTCTCCCAGCCCCAGCTCAACTCTCCTGATCTCTGGCTGTTCTTCCTCACACTTCAGGCCACTAGCCTTACTGGCCTTTCAGGTCCCTCGAGTGTCACtcgcctgcccctgcccctctgctgaGGAGAACTCCATTCTCTATTTTGGCCTCTCTTTCTCAGGGAAGACTCCCTAGCCCCAGGCTAGGCCCCTCCCTGACCTTGGTGTTCTGATTGAGAAACCGGACAGTAAGTGCTAACTTCCAAGTTCTTCAAGTTAGGAAGGTAGTAGAtcctcccccattttacagatgaagcgaCAGGGACCTGGAGAGGAGCAGCCACTGGCCTAAGGTCACATCCTGGCTCCCAAGTGGCAGCACCAAGATTCCAACCCGGCAGTTAGTGCCTAGAAGACGTGGAGAAAGGTTATTCACTGAATGAATACCTGTTGCCTCCACTCTGGAAGGGGAGGAACAGGTTTGCCTTGGTCACTCGTGTAGCCCAGCGCCCAGCAAAGGTACGGTGTTTGTAATCAGGAGAGGGGTGTCCCCGCCCTGGCCACTCTGCACCAGCCCGGACACCCCGGTTGGCGCTGTCCAGTGCACTGTCCTGGGAGCCCCCCGAGGGCACAGCCTGGAGCTGCCTTGGTCACTAGCATGTCCCCCACGTTGTCCGACACAGAGCCAGGCACCTGAGCAGCAGCTTGGTAAATGCTGAATGAGTGAACCAGCCTGCTCTGCGCCCGAATCTCTCCTGAACGGGTCATCACCCCATTACCCCGCCCAGTGCTAATGGTGAAATTATGAGCTTTGAGCCCACACGGCCCAGATGCGAAAGAAAAAATCCACAAAGTTGACGTTGAATGTGATTTATTGGGGCGTCGTCACAGGGGGAAAGCACATGAAGCGATTTTGCCTCCTGTTCCCCAGCGCTGCCCCGGCTAAAGACTACCTCtcatataaataag
The sequence above is a segment of the Leopardus geoffroyi isolate Oge1 chromosome E2, O.geoffroyi_Oge1_pat1.0, whole genome shotgun sequence genome. Coding sequences within it:
- the CE2H19orf54 gene encoding UPF0692 protein C19orf54 homolog isoform X1; its protein translation is MHAVGDPKMSSPCSPPLEPPAPSPGIPVPQGPVSPLLSLPPNLPNLALLPPAWSLQAPIPPPPPLPPPPAVGGPAPPHVFGLEKSQLLKEALEKAGPVPRSRDDVKRLLKLQKDRFRSDLQWILFCADLPSLIQEGPQCGLVALWMAGTLLAPPSGIPLERLVQMAVDRGYTAQGEMFSVANMGKLAQEALGCQAELLCGGLGGPNRDRVLRHLVSGHPLLIPYDEDFNHEPCQRKGYKAHWAVSTGVLLGTQAVPGLGYSEDPELPGLFHPVPSTACQPPSLPEEGSPGAVYLLSKQGKSWHYQLWDYDRVRDSNLQLTDFSPSRAADGRAYVVPAGGVRAGLCGQALLLSPKDSSC
- the CE2H19orf54 gene encoding UPF0692 protein C19orf54 homolog isoform X2, whose protein sequence is MRNFRSDLQWILFCADLPSLIQEGPQCGLVALWMAGTLLAPPSGIPLERLVQMAVDRGYTAQGEMFSVANMGKLAQEALGCQAELLCGGLGGPNRDRVLRHLVSGHPLLIPYDEDFNHEPCQRKGYKAHWAVSTGVLLGTQAVPGLGYSEDPELPGLFHPVPSTACQPPSLPEEGSPGAVYLLSKQGKSWHYQLWDYDRVRDSNLQLTDFSPSRAADGRAYVVPAGGVRAGLCGQALLLSPKDSSC
- the CE2H19orf54 gene encoding UPF0692 protein C19orf54 homolog isoform X3; protein product: MAGTLLAPPSGIPLERLVQMAVDRGYTAQGEMFSVANMGKLAQEALGCQAELLCGGLGGPNRDRVLRHLVSGHPLLIPYDEDFNHEPCQRKGYKAHWAVSTGVLLGTQAVPGLGYSEDPELPGLFHPVPSTACQPPSLPEEGSPGAVYLLSKQGKSWHYQLWDYDRVRDSNLQLTDFSPSRAADGRAYVVPAGGVRAGLCGQALLLSPKDSSC